A region from the Kribbella shirazensis genome encodes:
- a CDS encoding DUF1989 domain-containing protein, with translation MTELAARTGVAIHLATKDELVVTNTYGQQVVDTWALAADDVSRFASASHTWMSTGRLTVRLGDELVDTTRTPMLAIVGDTSGGRHDLLIPSCDVVRYRQLGVPGYHDNCRDNYFAALSAADIEPLPVVPQPLNLFMRVPVAADGSIGIEPPVAGPGAQVRLRALQDVVVVLSACPQDIAPTNGLGATPRPVEYDVVRAP, from the coding sequence ATGACGGAGCTGGCGGCGAGGACGGGTGTCGCGATCCACCTCGCGACCAAGGACGAACTCGTCGTGACGAACACGTACGGCCAGCAGGTCGTCGACACCTGGGCGCTGGCGGCGGACGACGTCTCCCGGTTCGCCTCGGCGTCCCACACCTGGATGAGCACCGGACGGCTCACCGTCCGGCTCGGGGACGAACTCGTCGATACGACCCGGACGCCCATGCTGGCGATCGTCGGGGACACGAGCGGTGGCCGGCACGATCTCCTGATCCCGAGCTGCGACGTCGTCCGGTACCGGCAACTCGGCGTCCCGGGGTACCACGACAACTGCCGGGACAACTACTTCGCGGCACTGTCCGCCGCGGACATCGAGCCGCTGCCCGTCGTACCCCAGCCGCTGAACCTGTTCATGCGGGTCCCGGTCGCGGCCGACGGCTCGATCGGCATCGAGCCGCCGGTGGCCGGCCCGGGCGCTCAGGTCCGGCTGCGGGCCTTGCAGGACGTTGTCGTCGTACTGTCCGCGTGCCCGCAGGACATCGCGCCGACGAACGGACTGGGTGCGACGCCGAGGCCCGTCGAGTACGACGTGGTGCGGGCACCGTGA
- a CDS encoding flavin reductase family protein: MIPVPIGDLDPAARFAMVSWTLAPRPIAWVTSLSPDGTRNLAPFSFFTVASTDPLVLMIAVEPRDDGGRKDTLANVVATGEFVVHIAPEHLVAEVARSAEDTDPSFDELADLALATADAEVVRPPVIDGCLAAFECTLLETRQPGRETLVFGTVVAAHAADHLLAPDGRIRSAAVRPLGRIGSVFLTSRQIDSRGARRPVAHSRP, from the coding sequence ATGATCCCCGTCCCGATCGGCGACCTGGACCCCGCGGCGCGCTTCGCGATGGTCTCGTGGACCCTCGCGCCCCGCCCGATCGCGTGGGTGACCTCGCTCAGCCCCGACGGCACCAGGAACCTCGCCCCGTTCAGCTTCTTCACCGTCGCGTCGACCGATCCGCTCGTGCTGATGATCGCGGTCGAGCCGCGGGACGACGGCGGTCGCAAGGACACGCTCGCCAACGTGGTGGCGACCGGTGAGTTCGTCGTCCACATCGCTCCCGAACACCTCGTCGCCGAGGTCGCGCGCAGCGCGGAGGACACCGATCCCTCGTTCGACGAGCTCGCCGACCTCGCGCTGGCGACGGCCGACGCCGAGGTGGTGCGGCCGCCCGTCATCGACGGCTGCCTCGCCGCCTTCGAATGCACGTTGCTCGAAACGCGACAGCCAGGGCGCGAAACCCTGGTGTTCGGGACCGTGGTGGCCGCCCATGCCGCGGACCATCTGCTCGCTCCGGACGGTCGCATCAGGTCCGCGGCGGTACGCCCTCTGGGCCGTATCGGCTCGGTCTTCCTCACGTCCCGGCAGATCGACTCGCGGGGTGCCCGGCGACCCGTCGCCCACTCCCGACCCTGA
- a CDS encoding LacI family DNA-binding transcriptional regulator, with translation MTKRQAPTLRTVAAAAGVDVSTVSRVLNSGPPERERWAGPETVERILRTAAELGYRRNPHGASLRTARSQLVGVIVPRLQDFVLATIFEGVDQAAAERGYAAFVTNSLDDPAQREARVEQLLGRRVDGLVICDARTDDPLLRMLDARTIPFVLALRTSGDHVGAFADEVHGGRLVAEHLASLGYRDPAVIAGPGYASTANDRVDGFREGLRAHGLTLSDDRVVRTGFDAEAGRAGVAELLARGPAPDSLFATNDFAAIGAIGALRDHGLRVPDDIGVVGYNDTPLADSLPVPLTTIRSPMLDIGRAAFTLLERHLTAEPPESLTFTPTLIPRASTKTVRR, from the coding sequence ATGACGAAGCGGCAGGCGCCGACGTTGCGGACCGTGGCCGCGGCGGCCGGGGTGGACGTGTCGACGGTTTCGCGGGTGCTGAACAGCGGTCCCCCCGAACGGGAACGCTGGGCGGGACCCGAGACGGTCGAGCGGATCCTGCGGACCGCGGCGGAGCTCGGCTATCGCCGCAATCCGCACGGCGCGAGCCTGCGCACCGCGCGGTCGCAACTCGTCGGCGTCATCGTTCCGCGGCTGCAGGACTTCGTGCTCGCGACGATCTTCGAGGGCGTCGACCAGGCGGCGGCCGAGCGCGGGTACGCCGCCTTCGTGACGAACTCGCTCGACGACCCCGCGCAGCGTGAGGCCCGCGTCGAACAGCTCCTCGGCCGGCGAGTCGACGGGCTCGTCATCTGTGATGCCCGTACCGACGATCCGCTGTTGCGGATGCTCGACGCGCGCACCATCCCGTTCGTCCTCGCGTTGCGAACGTCCGGCGACCACGTGGGCGCCTTTGCCGACGAGGTCCACGGCGGCCGGCTCGTCGCGGAGCACCTGGCGAGCCTCGGGTACCGGGACCCGGCGGTCATCGCGGGACCCGGGTACGCATCCACGGCGAACGACCGCGTCGACGGTTTCCGCGAAGGACTGCGGGCGCACGGTCTCACCCTCTCCGACGATCGCGTCGTACGGACCGGCTTCGACGCCGAGGCCGGACGAGCGGGAGTCGCCGAACTGCTCGCCCGCGGCCCGGCACCGGACTCCCTCTTCGCAACCAACGACTTCGCCGCGATCGGCGCGATCGGCGCCCTCCGCGACCACGGACTGCGCGTCCCGGACGACATCGGCGTCGTCGGCTACAACGACACCCCGCTCGCCGACAGCCTGCCGGTGCCGCTGACAACCATCCGTTCACCGATGCTCGACATCGGCCGCGCAGCCTTCACCCTCCTCGAACGTCACCTCACAGCCGAGCCCCCCGAGTCACTCACTTTCACCCCAACCCTCATCCCCCGAGCCTCGACGAAAACTGTGCGGCGCTGA
- a CDS encoding MFS transporter has translation MSTVPSVTDQSFIDRAPLTRFHLKLTAFSAGGPLLDGYAVTIIGLALITLGPALDLDSTEIGLAAAAALAGILVGGLVFGRLTDRIGRKVMYIANLIALSVVSVLSALVTDTWQLVVLRFVLGVMIGADYPIASSLLAEFVPSRYRGRLLGALFAAFGLGAALAAGTGWLLSSTGDDAWRWMLASPAVIGVVTLVLRLSAPESPRWLLSRGRRAEAEKIAHEIWGRHVELNELVEPPVEATEALLNRTSIRRIAYVSIFFIAHVVPLFAIYSFGPALMHRIGIGTDSPYLPEVVIALLFVVGSVPGLWLVDRVGRIPLLTVTFVIMAAAFAVVALFPDAPPAALFAALAVYALASGASNFIEIIVPNELFPTAVRATATGIVVAISRIGAVASTFLLPTILTDWGTGAVMWLLAGVNLAGLIGTVLLGEESRNRALVASAAIDPAPAGQHL, from the coding sequence ATGAGCACCGTCCCCTCCGTCACCGATCAGTCCTTCATCGATCGTGCGCCGTTGACGCGGTTCCACCTCAAACTGACCGCGTTCTCCGCGGGCGGCCCGCTGCTCGACGGGTACGCCGTGACGATCATCGGCCTCGCACTGATCACGCTCGGCCCCGCCCTCGACCTCGACTCGACCGAGATCGGCCTCGCGGCCGCGGCCGCCCTGGCCGGCATCCTCGTCGGCGGTCTGGTGTTCGGCCGGCTGACGGATCGCATCGGCCGCAAGGTCATGTACATCGCCAACCTGATCGCGCTGAGCGTGGTCTCGGTGCTCAGTGCCCTCGTGACCGACACCTGGCAGCTCGTCGTCCTGCGCTTCGTGCTGGGGGTGATGATCGGCGCGGACTATCCGATCGCGAGTTCGTTGCTGGCCGAGTTCGTGCCGAGCCGTTATCGCGGCCGCCTGCTCGGTGCCTTGTTCGCGGCCTTCGGTCTCGGTGCCGCGCTCGCCGCCGGCACCGGCTGGCTGCTGTCGTCCACAGGTGACGACGCGTGGCGCTGGATGCTCGCCTCTCCGGCGGTGATCGGTGTCGTCACACTGGTCCTGCGCCTGAGCGCCCCCGAATCGCCGCGCTGGCTGCTGAGCCGTGGTCGTCGCGCCGAGGCCGAGAAGATCGCCCACGAGATCTGGGGACGGCACGTTGAGCTGAACGAACTCGTCGAACCGCCCGTCGAGGCCACAGAGGCTCTGCTCAACCGCACCTCGATCCGGCGCATCGCCTACGTCAGCATCTTCTTCATCGCGCATGTGGTGCCGCTGTTCGCGATCTACAGCTTCGGTCCGGCCTTGATGCATCGCATCGGCATCGGCACGGACTCGCCGTACCTCCCGGAAGTCGTCATCGCTCTGTTGTTCGTGGTCGGTAGCGTGCCGGGGCTGTGGCTGGTGGACCGTGTCGGCCGTATCCCGCTGCTGACGGTCACGTTCGTGATCATGGCCGCGGCGTTCGCGGTCGTCGCGCTCTTCCCCGACGCGCCGCCGGCGGCGCTGTTCGCGGCACTGGCCGTCTACGCGCTCGCCTCCGGCGCGTCGAACTTCATCGAGATCATCGTGCCGAACGAACTGTTCCCCACCGCCGTCCGTGCGACGGCGACCGGGATCGTGGTGGCGATCAGCCGCATCGGCGCGGTCGCCAGTACGTTCCTGCTGCCCACGATCCTGACCGACTGGGGAACCGGCGCGGTGATGTGGCTGCTCGCCGGCGTGAACCTCGCCGGGCTGATCGGCACGGTCCTGCTCGGCGAGGAGTCGCGGAACCGCGCGCTCGTGGCCTCGGCCGCGATCGACCCGGCTCCCGCGGGGCAGCACCTGTGA
- a CDS encoding LacI family DNA-binding transcriptional regulator: MADEDAARSAQERATHKLIAERAGVHPSTVSRILRRPPGPRRADFAATELKVREIAEELGYRPDLTAASLRTRRSFVVGVLLPQLHDVVLATILSGIDTAAFRLGYQTIVTTTSGDSERRRQRLEMLLSRRVDGLIIGDATLDEDIYTALRRPRTPHVLVNHRARGHVAVTGDDQLGGRLAAEHLLDAGHRTVGVIAGPRYPTALDRVRGFTQVYDRAGCPVPDGYVVHSEFDPEGGRRAARELLGLSPRPTALFAVNDSAAIGAMGVLRDEGLQVGRDVALVGYNDIAMARDLPVPLTSVHAPLVEMGEQAATLLIDLIDGKDRKSAKVTPHLVVRESSAAVSAAQFSSRLGG; encoded by the coding sequence ATGGCCGACGAGGACGCCGCCCGGTCGGCACAGGAACGGGCGACCCACAAGTTGATCGCGGAGCGTGCCGGGGTCCATCCGTCGACGGTGTCGCGAATCCTGCGTCGCCCGCCGGGTCCCCGGCGGGCCGATTTCGCGGCCACCGAGCTGAAGGTCCGGGAGATCGCCGAGGAGCTCGGCTATCGCCCCGACCTGACGGCCGCGAGCCTGCGCACGCGGCGCAGCTTCGTCGTGGGTGTGCTGTTGCCCCAGCTGCACGACGTGGTCCTGGCGACGATTCTCAGTGGTATCGACACGGCCGCCTTCCGGCTCGGCTACCAGACCATCGTGACCACGACCAGTGGCGACTCCGAGCGGCGGCGGCAACGGCTCGAGATGCTGCTGAGCCGCCGGGTCGACGGGCTGATCATCGGCGACGCGACCCTCGACGAGGACATCTACACCGCACTGCGCCGTCCGCGGACACCGCACGTGCTGGTCAACCATCGTGCCCGCGGGCACGTCGCCGTCACCGGGGACGACCAGCTGGGCGGCCGGCTGGCGGCGGAGCATCTGCTCGATGCCGGCCACCGGACGGTCGGCGTGATCGCCGGCCCCCGCTACCCGACGGCCCTCGATCGGGTCCGGGGATTCACCCAGGTCTACGACCGCGCCGGTTGCCCCGTGCCGGACGGCTACGTCGTGCACAGCGAGTTCGATCCGGAGGGCGGCCGCCGGGCCGCGCGGGAGCTGCTCGGTCTCTCGCCGCGGCCGACGGCGCTGTTCGCCGTCAACGACTCCGCGGCGATCGGCGCGATGGGAGTGCTGCGCGACGAGGGCCTTCAGGTCGGGCGCGATGTCGCACTGGTCGGCTACAACGACATCGCGATGGCGCGCGATCTTCCGGTCCCGTTGACGAGCGTCCACGCGCCGCTGGTCGAAATGGGGGAGCAGGCCGCGACGCTGCTGATCGACCTGATCGACGGCAAGGACCGTAAGTCCGCCAAGGTGACGCCGCACCTGGTGGTACGCGAGTCGAGCGCAGCCGTCAGCGCCGCACAGTTTTCGTCGAGGCTCGGGGGATGA